From Medicago truncatula cultivar Jemalong A17 chromosome 7, MtrunA17r5.0-ANR, whole genome shotgun sequence, a single genomic window includes:
- the LOC11435356 gene encoding vestitone reductase — protein MAEGKGRVCVTGGTGFLGSWIIKSLLENGYSVNTTIRADPERKRDVRFLTNLPGASEKLHFFNADLSNPDSFAAAIEGCVGIFHTASPIDFAVSEPEEIVTKRTVDGALGILKACVNSKTVKRFIYTSSGSAVSFNGKDKDVLDESDWSDVDLLRSVKPFGWNYAVSKTLAEKAVLEFGEQNGIDVVTLILPFIVGRFVCPKLPDSIEKALVLVLGKKEQIGVTRFHMVHVDDVARAHIYLLENSVPGGRYNCSPFIVPIEEMSQLLSAKYPEYQILTVDELKEIKGARLPDLNTKKLVDAGFEFKYTIEDMFDDAIQCCKEKGYL, from the exons ATGGCTGAAGGAAAAGGAAGAGTTTGTGTGACTGGAGGTACAGGTTTTCTTGGTTCATGGATTATCAAGAGTCTTCTTGAAAATGGATACTCTGTCAATACCACTATTAGAGCTGATCCAG AACGTAAGAGGGATGTTAGATTCCTGACAAATCTACCCGGTGCATCCGAAAAGCTACATTTCTTCAACGCCGATCTAAGCAACCCAGACAGTTTCGCTGCAGCAATCGAAGGCTGTGTCGGGATATTCCACACCGCTTCGCCAATTGACTTCGCTGTGAGTGAACCAGAAGAAATAGTGACAAAAAGAACAGTCGACGGCGCATTAGGCATTTTAAAAGCATGTGTGAATTCAAAGACAGTGAAGAGATTTATATACACTTCAAGTGGTTCTGCTGTTTCATTCAATGGAAAAGACAAAGATGTGTTGGATGAGAGTGATTGGAGTGATGTTGATTTGCTTAGAAGTGTTAAACCATTTGGTTGGAATTATGCTGTTTCTAAGACATTGGCTGAGAAAGCTGTTCTTGAATTTGGTGAACAAAATGGAATTGATGTTGTTACTTTGATTCTTCCTTTTATTGTTGGTCGTTTTGTTTGCCCTAAGCTTCCTGATTCTATCGAGAAAGCTCTTGTTTTGGTATTAG ggaaaaaagaacaaattggTGTGACACGTTTCCACATGGTACATGTTGATGATGTAGCTAGAGCACATATATATCTACTTGAGAATTCTGTTCCAGGAGGTAGATACAATTGCTCACCATTCATTGTACCTATTGAAGAGATGTCTCAACTTCTTTCAGCCAAATATCCAGAATATCAAATACTAACAGTAGATGAGTTGAAGGAAATTAAAGGTGCAAGGTTACCAGATTTAAACACGAAGAAACTCGTGGACGCTGGTTTCGAATTTAAGTACACTATCGAAGATATGTTCGACGATGCAATTCAATGTTGCAAGGAGAAAGGCTATCTATAA